In Microvirga sp. 17 mud 1-3, the genomic window TCCCCGCTGCATTGCCATCGGTGAGGCAGGCCTCGATTACTTCTATGACAAGAGCCCCCGCGACGTGCAGCAGCAGGTGTTCCGAACCCACATCGCGGCCGCCCGCGGGACGGGCCTGCCCCTCGTTATCCATGCCCGTGACGCTGACGAGGACATGATCGCCATCCTGACCGACGAGATGGAACGAGGGCCGTTCAAGGCTGTTCTCCACTGCTTCTCCTCAGGCGAGAAGCTGGCGTCCGTAGGTGTGGAACTGGGTCTCTATGTATCCTTTTCGGGTATCCTGACCTTCAGAAACTCGGAGGAGATCCGCCGGATCGCCGGCCTCGTTCCCCGTGACAGGCTCCTGGTCGAGACGGACGCTCCCTACCTGGCGCCCATTCCCTACAGGGGAAAGACGAACGAGCCCGCCTATGTGGCCCATACGGCCCGCGTCCTGGCGGACGTCATCGGCGTTCCGGAGGCCGAGGTTGCCGCGATCACGACGGCGAACTTCTACCGGCTTTTCTCCAAGGCTGCGGAGGCGAATGGGCGGTGACATGAGTTTCGTCCTGACGATCCTCGGCTGCGGGTCCTCCGGCGGTGTTCCGCGCGTGGCGGTCGGGTGGGGCGCCTGCAACCCCGAGAATCCGCGCAATCGGCGGCGGCGCTGCTCCGTCCTAGTGGAGAAGAGAGGGTCTGCCGGCACCACGAGCGTGCTTGTGGACACCTCGCCTGACCTCCGGGAGCAACTCCTGAGCGCCGGCGTCACGCGCCTCGACGCAGTGCTGATCACTCATGAGCATGCGGACCACACCCACGGCATCGACGACCTTCGTCCTATCGTGATCGCCATGCGCCGCCGAATTCCGACTTACGCGGGCCGGGTCACGGGCGAATTGCTGATGAGCCGCTTCGGTTATTGCTTCGAGACACCGCCCGGGAGCGGATACCCACCGATCCTGGAGGCGAGACGGCTCCAGGATGGGCGTCCGGTGGTCATCGGTGGGCCGGGCGGCGAGATCGAAGCTTTGCCGTTCCGGATGGTCCACGGTGATATCGATGCGCTCGGTTTCCGCTTCGGCGACATTGCCTATGCGCCGGACGTCAGCATGATGCCCGAGGCGGCCGTGGAGCGTCTCTACGATCTCGACGTGCTGATCCTTGATGCCTTGCGCTATACACCGCACCCGACCCATTTCTCGGTGCCCGAAGCGCTCGAGTTCATCGAACGCGTCCGCCCGAAACGGGCCATTCTGACCAATCTTCATACGGATCTGGACTACGACGACTTGCACCGCATGCTGCCCCCGCATGTGGAGCCAGCCTATGACGGCCTTCGGATCGAGGCTGCCTGAAGCGTCGGATGGGAAAGATATCAGTTGGGAAAAGCCGGGGAGCTCGGGTCCCCGGTGGAAGTCGCCCCGACTCACGCTAGTTTAGCCGGGTTCCTATCTTCCTCCCTCCCGCAGGAGCCGTAAGGTCGCCCTTATGAGCGTCGCAGACACCGAAACATCGTCAAGCCGTGCATCGCCTCTGGCGCCGTTTCGCCATAAGGTCTTCCGCGCGGTCTGGATCGCGAGCCTCGCGTCGAATTTCGGGGGCCTTATCCAATCCGTGGGTGCGGCCTGGCTGATGACATCCATCGGCGGCTCCGCGGCCCTCGTCGCCATGGTGCAGGCCTCGACCACGCTCCCGGTTATGCTGTTCTCTCTCGCGGCGGGCGCGATTGCCGACAATTCGGACCGGCGGAATTTGATGCTGATCTCGCAGCTCTTCCTGTTCTCGGTGTCGATTGCTCTGACGATTTTCAGCTATTTGGGTCTCATGACTCCCTGG contains:
- a CDS encoding TatD family hydrolase, which encodes MLIDSHCHLDFPDLRDRLPDVLAAADAAGVKRMVTISTLVGRYETYRGLAEAHEAVFFSVGTHPHNAATEPDVPVERIVELSRHPRCIAIGEAGLDYFYDKSPRDVQQQVFRTHIAAARGTGLPLVIHARDADEDMIAILTDEMERGPFKAVLHCFSSGEKLASVGVELGLYVSFSGILTFRNSEEIRRIAGLVPRDRLLVETDAPYLAPIPYRGKTNEPAYVAHTARVLADVIGVPEAEVAAITTANFYRLFSKAAEANGR
- a CDS encoding MBL fold metallo-hydrolase translates to MSFVLTILGCGSSGGVPRVAVGWGACNPENPRNRRRRCSVLVEKRGSAGTTSVLVDTSPDLREQLLSAGVTRLDAVLITHEHADHTHGIDDLRPIVIAMRRRIPTYAGRVTGELLMSRFGYCFETPPGSGYPPILEARRLQDGRPVVIGGPGGEIEALPFRMVHGDIDALGFRFGDIAYAPDVSMMPEAAVERLYDLDVLILDALRYTPHPTHFSVPEALEFIERVRPKRAILTNLHTDLDYDDLHRMLPPHVEPAYDGLRIEAA